A genomic region of Janthinobacterium lividum contains the following coding sequences:
- a CDS encoding AIM24 family protein, producing the protein MTSFRTNTDRLLEVRLQDEKVLAIAGAMVAYTGAIKFEKSLLGGEGIFGALKRKVTNEGMQVMQAAGTGTVFFAQNAAEITVMALAGEKLTIESSSLLAYDTSLKTGTSFAGLRGASSGQGLFSTTVEGNGNLAVISRGNLIMLEVTPAHPLRVDPDAFVGFKGDIRQEFVFDVNWRTMIGQSSGESYQHKFTGQGVVFIQPAER; encoded by the coding sequence GTGACCAGTTTCCGCACCAATACCGACCGCCTGCTGGAAGTGCGCCTGCAGGATGAAAAAGTGCTGGCGATTGCCGGCGCCATGGTCGCCTATACGGGCGCCATCAAATTTGAAAAGTCCCTGCTCGGTGGCGAGGGCATCTTTGGCGCGCTCAAGCGCAAGGTGACGAACGAAGGCATGCAGGTGATGCAGGCCGCCGGCACGGGCACCGTGTTTTTCGCGCAGAATGCGGCCGAGATCACCGTCATGGCGCTGGCCGGCGAAAAGCTGACCATCGAAAGCAGCAGCCTGCTGGCCTACGACACGAGCCTGAAAACGGGCACCAGCTTTGCGGGTTTGCGCGGCGCCAGTTCCGGCCAGGGCCTGTTTTCCACCACCGTGGAAGGCAACGGCAACCTGGCCGTCATTTCGCGCGGCAACCTAATCATGCTGGAAGTGACGCCGGCGCATCCGCTGCGCGTGGACCCGGACGCCTTCGTTGGCTTCAAGGGCGACATCCGCCAGGAATTCGTTTTTGATGTCAACTGGCGCACGATGATCGGCCAGAGCTCGGGCGAATCGTACCAGCACAAATTCACAGGCCAGGGCGTGGTGTTCATCCAGCCCGCCGAACGTTAA
- a CDS encoding AIM24 family protein encodes MPVYQQINEKMLEVKLGNEEVFARKGAMVSYQGDVAFSRSFLAGQGVQSLAMRAVTNEGYAMMSARGTGSVFYAQGGLFVTIVPVRGETFYVESDSLLAFDARLTVGTMFLGNQGGVQGVVRGMASGQGLFTTTLQGTGEVAILSDGNAIGLPVTPDVPVFVDPQAYIGHTGQLSSTIVTDLNWKTFVGQASGESYQVKFTGQGTVYIQASER; translated from the coding sequence ATGCCTGTCTATCAGCAGATCAATGAAAAGATGCTTGAGGTCAAACTCGGCAATGAGGAAGTGTTCGCGCGCAAGGGCGCCATGGTGTCGTACCAGGGCGACGTGGCGTTCAGCCGCTCCTTCCTGGCCGGCCAGGGCGTGCAAAGCCTGGCCATGCGCGCCGTCACGAATGAAGGCTACGCCATGATGTCGGCGCGTGGCACGGGCAGCGTGTTTTACGCCCAGGGCGGCCTGTTCGTCACCATCGTCCCCGTGCGCGGCGAAACGTTTTATGTGGAAAGCGATTCCCTGCTGGCCTTCGATGCGCGCCTGACGGTTGGCACCATGTTCCTCGGCAACCAGGGCGGCGTGCAGGGCGTGGTGCGCGGCATGGCCTCGGGCCAGGGCTTGTTTACCACCACCTTGCAAGGCACGGGCGAAGTGGCGATTTTGTCCGATGGTAACGCCATCGGCTTGCCCGTCACGCCGGATGTGCCCGTGTTTGTCGACCCGCAAGCGTATATCGGCCATACGGGGCAGCTGAGCTCGACCATCGTCACGGACCTGAACTGGAAAACCTTCGTCGGCCAGGCGTCCGGCGAATCGTACCAGGTGAAGTTCACGGGCCAGGGCACGGTCTACATCCAAGCGAGCGAAAGGTAA
- a CDS encoding AIM24 family protein gives MTIYNPDTLPKNDNLNRFSYVIDVKEQIFIRKGKMIAFYGELRFEAMGSSMLDLIVRNAFNAPKYIHHFVVAQGQGQLILGDNGNDLACYDLDNANMTIRAKNLLGFTKDVICQESTLPGYLTMIGTGKVIASSNGPVHFLELPCRVDEQAVLGWADCPSPSYHYDYAHVQGWASAAGALTGFSLSGEEKQIDFTGAGTVLVQSSELDVTGSSALMQLLAQLPLLGKEDLGTLSLSVQQQMKDAR, from the coding sequence ATGACGATTTACAATCCCGATACCTTGCCGAAGAACGATAACCTGAACCGTTTTTCGTATGTCATCGACGTCAAGGAACAGATATTCATTCGCAAGGGCAAGATGATCGCCTTCTATGGCGAACTGCGCTTCGAAGCCATGGGCAGCAGCATGCTCGACTTGATCGTGCGCAACGCCTTCAATGCACCGAAATACATTCACCACTTTGTCGTGGCGCAAGGCCAGGGCCAATTGATCTTGGGTGACAACGGCAACGACCTGGCGTGCTACGACCTGGACAACGCCAACATGACCATCCGCGCGAAAAACCTGCTGGGTTTTACCAAGGACGTGATTTGCCAGGAATCGACCTTGCCCGGTTATCTGACGATGATCGGCACGGGCAAGGTGATCGCCTCGTCGAACGGACCCGTGCACTTCCTGGAACTGCCGTGCCGCGTGGACGAGCAGGCAGTGCTGGGCTGGGCCGATTGCCCCAGCCCCTCGTATCACTACGATTACGCCCACGTGCAGGGCTGGGCCTCGGCCGCCGGCGCGCTGACCGGTTTCAGTTTGTCGGGCGAGGAAAAACAGATCGACTTCACGGGCGCCGGCACGGTGCTGGTGCAGTCGTCCGAGCTGGACGTGACGGGCAGTTCCGCCCTGATGCAGCTGCTGGCGCAATTGCCGCTGCTGGGCAAGGAAGACCTCGGTACCTTGAGTCTTTCCGTCCAGCAGCAGATGAAGGATGCTCGTTAG
- a CDS encoding enoyl-CoA hydratase → MTATHDTQAPLVLREDEGGLVTLRLNRPLQFNALSEAMLAALQAELDFIAGQPHVRCVVLAAEGKAFCAGHDLRQMQATRQLAYYQILFAQCSRVMQAIQTLPVPVIARVHGIATAAGCQLVASCDLAVAGASARFAVSGINVGLFCATPSVALSRNVSPKRAFDMLVTGRFIDADTAADWGLINETVADTALDEAVARLAQQIMAKSPTAIRYGKQMFYQQRQLPLDDAYAYAGDVMARNMMEEDADEGVTAFLEKRPPGWARP, encoded by the coding sequence ATGACCGCAACACATGACACGCAAGCACCGCTGGTGCTGCGCGAGGACGAGGGTGGCCTGGTCACCCTGCGCCTGAACCGTCCCCTGCAATTCAATGCCCTGTCGGAAGCCATGCTGGCCGCGCTGCAGGCTGAACTCGACTTCATCGCCGGGCAGCCGCACGTGCGCTGCGTGGTGCTGGCCGCCGAAGGCAAGGCGTTTTGCGCAGGCCACGATTTGCGCCAGATGCAGGCGACGCGCCAGCTTGCGTATTACCAAATCCTGTTCGCGCAATGCTCGCGCGTGATGCAAGCCATTCAAACCTTGCCCGTGCCCGTGATTGCCCGCGTGCACGGCATCGCCACGGCGGCCGGCTGCCAATTGGTCGCCAGCTGCGACCTGGCCGTGGCGGGCGCGTCCGCGCGCTTTGCCGTGTCCGGCATCAACGTGGGCCTGTTCTGCGCCACGCCATCCGTGGCCCTGTCACGCAATGTCTCGCCCAAGCGGGCCTTCGACATGCTGGTGACGGGCCGCTTCATCGACGCCGACACGGCCGCCGACTGGGGCCTGATCAACGAAACGGTGGCCGACACAGCGCTCGACGAGGCCGTGGCGCGCCTGGCGCAGCAGATCATGGCAAAAAGCCCGACGGCCATCCGCTACGGCAAACAGATGTTTTACCAACAGCGCCAGCTGCCGCTGGACGACGCGTATGCGTACGCGGGCGACGTGATGGCGCGCAACATGATGGAAGAGGATGCGGACGAAGGCGTCACCGCCTTTTTGGAGAAACGGCCGCCCGGCTGGGCGCGGCCTTGA
- a CDS encoding head GIN domain-containing protein, with the protein MRPLFLLSVLSLACLSTLAHADEQTRTVGAFNAIDIRGPISIEVESGKEQSLLLRGDQKFLSGVITEVVDGELKISMKDKDIKKTDGDPRVIITMPTLRKLIAEGAGEKILTKLNGPRVDISYKGAGRLAADGQVDWLRLKAQGVGEVDTKALLAKNVDVNFDGIGSVKVYSSGELNAVVRGMGELIYYGKPKIVHKSIAGIGSVNAAK; encoded by the coding sequence ATGCGCCCTCTGTTCCTGTTGTCAGTCCTGTCCCTTGCCTGCCTCTCCACCCTCGCGCATGCCGACGAGCAAACCCGCACAGTCGGCGCCTTCAACGCCATCGACATCCGCGGCCCCATCAGCATCGAAGTCGAATCGGGCAAGGAGCAAAGCCTGCTGCTGCGCGGCGACCAGAAATTCCTCAGCGGCGTGATCACGGAAGTGGTCGATGGCGAGCTGAAAATTTCCATGAAGGACAAGGACATCAAGAAGACGGATGGCGACCCGCGCGTCATCATCACCATGCCCACCTTGCGCAAGCTGATCGCGGAAGGCGCGGGAGAAAAGATATTGACCAAGCTCAATGGTCCACGAGTCGATATCAGCTACAAGGGCGCGGGCCGCCTGGCGGCCGATGGACAGGTCGACTGGCTGCGCCTGAAGGCGCAAGGCGTGGGCGAAGTCGATACGAAAGCCTTGTTGGCGAAAAACGTCGACGTCAATTTCGACGGCATCGGCTCCGTCAAGGTGTATTCCTCAGGCGAACTGAACGCCGTGGTGCGCGGCATGGGCGAACTGATCTATTACGGCAAGCCGAAGATCGTGCACAAGTCGATCGCCGGCATCGGCAGCGTCAACGCCGCCAAATAA
- a CDS encoding flavin reductase family protein, which produces MKNYHKEDYPVADIRRFLEPGPVVLVSSTWKGESDVMTMAWHMLMEFTPSLLGCFISDANHSYEMIKRSMECVINLPTADMVDQVVAIGNCSGEDTDKFTAFGLTAQPAEQVGAPLIAECYANFECKLAQVSGNPKGGFFIFECVKAHVATSPKLPETLHYRGNGEFMVSGRTISRKSLMKPEML; this is translated from the coding sequence ATGAAAAATTACCACAAAGAAGATTATCCCGTCGCCGACATCCGGCGCTTCCTTGAACCGGGGCCTGTGGTGCTCGTCAGTTCAACGTGGAAGGGTGAGAGCGACGTCATGACCATGGCTTGGCACATGCTGATGGAATTTACGCCATCCTTGCTGGGCTGCTTCATTTCCGACGCGAACCACAGCTATGAAATGATCAAGCGCAGCATGGAGTGCGTGATCAACCTGCCCACGGCCGATATGGTCGACCAGGTGGTGGCCATCGGCAATTGCAGCGGCGAAGATACGGACAAGTTCACGGCCTTCGGCCTGACGGCCCAGCCGGCCGAGCAGGTGGGCGCGCCCCTGATCGCCGAGTGCTACGCCAACTTCGAATGCAAGCTGGCCCAGGTGTCGGGCAACCCGAAAGGCGGTTTCTTCATTTTCGAGTGCGTGAAAGCCCACGTGGCCACGTCGCCCAAGCTGCCCGAAACCCTGCACTACCGTGGCAACGGCGAGTTCATGGTGTCGGGCCGCACCATCAGCCGCAAGAGTTTAATGAAACCTGAAATGTTGTAG
- the gdhA gene encoding NADP-specific glutamate dehydrogenase translates to MKYASAHEYVQHVAARNPGQPEFLQAVTEVMESLWPFLEQHPKYAEQGLLERLIEPERVVMFRVSWVDDHGQVQVNRGYRIQHSMAIGPYKGGIRFHPSVTLSVLKFLAFEQTFKNALTTLPMGGGKGGADFDPKGKSPGEVMRFCQAFVSELFRHVGSDTDVPAGDIGVGGREVGYMAGMMKKLSNRADCVFTGKGASFGGSLMRPEATGYGTVYFAQEMLKTRGRSFEGMRVSVSGSGNVAQYAVEKAMAMGAKVITVSDSSGTVIDEEGFTPEKLAILMEIKNHLYGRVSDYAARTGVRFEAGVSPWHVPVDIALPCATQNELNIDDARTLIANGVQCVAEGANMPTTIEAAKAFEAAGVLYAPGKASNAGGVATSGLEMSQNAARISWPREEVDARLLQIMQGIHAACKQYGTRADGTVSYVDGANIAGFVKVADAMLAQGVI, encoded by the coding sequence ATGAAATACGCATCTGCTCACGAGTATGTCCAGCATGTCGCCGCACGCAATCCAGGTCAACCCGAGTTTCTGCAAGCCGTCACCGAAGTCATGGAGAGCTTGTGGCCATTCCTGGAACAGCACCCGAAATACGCGGAACAAGGCTTGCTGGAACGCTTGATCGAGCCGGAACGCGTGGTGATGTTCCGCGTGTCGTGGGTCGATGACCACGGGCAAGTACAAGTCAATCGCGGCTACCGCATCCAGCACAGCATGGCCATCGGGCCGTACAAGGGCGGCATCCGCTTCCACCCTTCCGTCACCTTGTCCGTGCTGAAATTCCTCGCCTTCGAACAGACGTTCAAGAATGCCCTGACCACCTTGCCGATGGGCGGCGGCAAGGGCGGCGCCGATTTCGATCCGAAGGGCAAGAGCCCGGGCGAAGTGATGCGCTTCTGCCAGGCCTTCGTGAGCGAACTGTTCCGCCATGTGGGTTCGGACACGGACGTGCCGGCCGGCGACATCGGCGTGGGCGGGCGTGAAGTGGGCTATATGGCCGGCATGATGAAAAAACTCAGCAACCGCGCCGACTGCGTATTCACGGGCAAGGGCGCCAGCTTCGGCGGCTCGCTGATGCGTCCGGAAGCGACGGGCTACGGCACCGTGTATTTCGCGCAGGAAATGCTGAAAACCCGGGGCCGCTCGTTCGAAGGCATGCGCGTGTCCGTGTCCGGCTCGGGCAACGTGGCGCAATACGCGGTCGAGAAAGCCATGGCCATGGGCGCGAAAGTCATCACCGTCTCCGATTCGAGCGGCACCGTCATCGACGAGGAAGGTTTCACGCCGGAAAAGCTGGCCATCCTGATGGAGATCAAGAACCATCTGTATGGCAGGGTCAGCGATTACGCCGCGCGCACGGGCGTGCGCTTCGAAGCAGGCGTATCGCCATGGCATGTGCCGGTCGACATCGCCCTGCCCTGCGCCACGCAAAATGAACTGAACATCGACGATGCGCGCACCTTGATTGCCAATGGCGTGCAGTGCGTGGCCGAAGGCGCCAACATGCCCACCACCATCGAGGCCGCCAAGGCCTTCGAAGCGGCCGGCGTGCTGTACGCGCCGGGCAAGGCCAGCAATGCGGGCGGCGTGGCGACGTCCGGCCTGGAAATGAGCCAGAACGCGGCCCGCATATCGTGGCCGCGCGAAGAAGTCGATGCGCGTTTGCTGCAGATCATGCAAGGCATCCACGCCGCGTGCAAGCAGTACGGCACGCGCGCCGACGGCACGGTCAGCTATGTGGATGGCGCCAATATCGCCGGCTTCGTCAAAGTGGCCGACGCGATGCTGGCGCAGGGGGTGATTTAA
- a CDS encoding glycosyltransferase family 2 protein — protein MSVAPVSVIICTRNGWSRGFLDDTLQSLLAQSRPAQEILLIDDASSDGTAAYVRQAYPHVIIVHNAGTGLAAARNTGVAAARFPWVAFIDDDDIWCPGKLAEQLAQVHASVTPDAIMYVSQVATLNSHGGNPVAWATPRQFATWPACLLGSPIQPSGVLLSKRLLSRIGPFSEQLKEGAAYDYWIRCLSAGMSIRYSSNVLLHYRQHHPQMTAPARKFEHFLNMDAIVAPYLEQLAPALAKRIRCARRLNNLRSLLSHTGMRAALRYWRASVPRPASSLRTLSYFLLDTIACRAPHRIRHTLRQRAMQLLIGKEALLPELRPKRSGHPM, from the coding sequence ATGAGCGTCGCCCCCGTCAGCGTCATCATTTGCACCAGGAACGGCTGGTCCAGGGGCTTTCTCGACGACACCTTGCAATCGCTGCTGGCCCAGTCCAGGCCCGCGCAGGAAATCTTGCTGATCGATGACGCCAGCAGCGATGGCACGGCCGCCTACGTCCGGCAAGCCTACCCGCACGTAATCATCGTGCACAATGCGGGCACCGGCCTGGCGGCCGCCCGGAACACGGGAGTGGCCGCCGCCCGTTTTCCATGGGTCGCCTTCATCGACGACGATGACATCTGGTGTCCTGGAAAACTGGCTGAACAACTGGCACAGGTACACGCATCAGTAACGCCAGATGCGATCATGTATGTATCGCAAGTTGCCACGCTGAACAGCCATGGCGGCAATCCCGTGGCTTGGGCAACGCCACGGCAGTTTGCCACCTGGCCCGCCTGCCTGCTGGGTTCTCCCATCCAGCCATCCGGCGTGTTGCTCAGCAAACGGCTGCTCTCCCGTATCGGGCCATTCAGCGAACAACTGAAGGAAGGTGCCGCTTACGACTACTGGATACGCTGCCTGAGTGCCGGCATGTCCATCCGCTACAGCAGCAACGTCCTGCTGCACTATCGGCAACATCATCCGCAGATGACGGCACCGGCGCGCAAGTTCGAGCATTTCCTGAATATGGATGCCATTGTCGCGCCCTATCTCGAGCAGCTGGCGCCAGCGCTGGCGAAGCGGATCCGTTGCGCGCGCCGGCTGAACAATCTGCGTTCCCTGCTGAGCCATACCGGCATGCGGGCGGCGCTACGTTACTGGCGCGCCAGCGTGCCGCGCCCGGCATCCAGCCTGCGCACCCTTTCCTATTTCTTGTTAGACACTATTGCATGCCGGGCCCCGCACCGGATTCGCCACACGCTGCGGCAGCGCGCCATGCAGCTACTCATCGGCAAGGAAGCACTCTTGCCTGAGCTGCGCCCGAAACGATCCGGGCATCCGATGTAA
- a CDS encoding Rieske 2Fe-2S domain-containing protein, whose translation MSAPSSTQGVWLKCHVRELAPWATMTERVLSEIISTVEQMKGTAAAQVLRQHGIERLHEVIDTDDVTSLRNQVLERLRQPLLAMATAVGRQILGWDGDFYVDDYLILRINFPYEVARKTNPASENPGIGRLSASVREQFQARKVVDPVYAPKDYHRGHPPAAWAHGPHIDSWAGHSRDGRNIWWAIGEVPAEAGMVLYPELANASLPCERRTLYLQAGYRLPVPTYLPLAAGEMLVFDPEVLHGTHLNTTDATRVAISMRLNASRPTFDPACFYSREFWRRAADIEQCHDEVLHLRREDNFGAPVVAAPVQTPAAVPVIAGQLDQASGFIHGQLPAAGPDTQRIIVDAAPYRIMLVRTSDGTRAYDAACPHYGVDLADGGSDSDKVYCPACAISFDLQTGKSSCPSLTLQPYDIRQDGAAIRIRVAPPEAVAP comes from the coding sequence ATGAGCGCTCCATCCTCGACACAGGGCGTGTGGCTCAAGTGTCACGTCCGTGAACTCGCTCCGTGGGCAACGATGACCGAACGCGTGCTCAGCGAAATCATTTCCACGGTCGAACAAATGAAGGGCACCGCGGCAGCCCAGGTGCTGCGCCAGCATGGCATCGAGCGGCTGCACGAAGTGATCGACACCGACGATGTGACGTCCTTGCGCAACCAGGTGCTGGAACGCTTGCGCCAGCCCTTGCTGGCCATGGCGACGGCCGTCGGCCGCCAGATCCTGGGCTGGGATGGTGATTTCTATGTGGATGACTATTTGATCCTGCGCATCAACTTCCCCTATGAAGTGGCGCGCAAGACCAATCCGGCGAGCGAAAATCCCGGCATTGGCCGCCTCAGCGCGTCCGTGCGCGAGCAATTTCAAGCCCGTAAAGTCGTTGACCCCGTGTACGCGCCGAAAGACTATCACCGGGGCCACCCGCCCGCCGCCTGGGCGCATGGTCCGCACATCGATAGCTGGGCCGGCCATTCGCGGGACGGGCGCAATATCTGGTGGGCCATCGGCGAAGTGCCGGCGGAAGCGGGCATGGTGCTGTATCCGGAATTGGCCAACGCCTCGCTGCCCTGCGAGCGACGCACGCTGTACCTGCAAGCGGGCTACCGCCTGCCGGTGCCGACTTATCTGCCGCTGGCGGCAGGCGAAATGCTGGTCTTCGATCCAGAAGTGCTGCACGGCACGCACCTCAATACGACGGACGCGACGCGCGTGGCCATTTCCATGCGCCTCAATGCTTCCCGCCCGACCTTCGATCCCGCCTGTTTTTACTCGCGCGAATTCTGGCGCCGGGCCGCCGATATCGAGCAGTGCCACGATGAAGTGCTGCACCTGCGCCGCGAAGATAATTTCGGCGCGCCCGTCGTCGCCGCCCCCGTGCAGACGCCGGCAGCCGTTCCCGTCATTGCCGGCCAGCTCGACCAGGCGAGCGGCTTCATACATGGCCAGCTGCCTGCCGCCGGGCCGGACACCCAGCGCATCATCGTCGATGCCGCGCCGTATCGCATCATGCTGGTGCGCACCAGCGACGGCACCCGCGCCTACGACGCGGCCTGCCCGCATTACGGCGTAGACCTGGCCGATGGCGGATCCGATAGCGACAAAGTGTATTGCCCGGCCTGTGCCATCTCGTTCGACTTGCAAACAGGAAAATCATCGTGCCCGTCATTGACACTGCAACCGTATGACATCCGGCAAGACGGCGCAGCCATCCGCATCCGTGTTGCGCCGCCAGAAGCCGTGGCGCCATGA
- a CDS encoding polysaccharide pyruvyl transferase family protein, whose protein sequence is MNIFMVRPTTRNIGNDLIGYATAELLYEVFGAATNVVSIPALKGPQFGGLVPRQIYDMNRLADAVIVGGGNLFENGQLSYDVQAVNALRRPMMLMGLSHGRITGRDGQMEDRTDALSPTAIRHLVEHAKVAMVRDTGSQEILADLGAKVTVGGCPTLYLPPNAEGEAARGGVIISIRHPMRMSVPAPLQWRIAEDLRRLIAALRAEYAQPVYLACHDYIDLEFAAGFPDAAPLYFDEVGRYIEALRTCKLHVSYRLHGFLPCLAMGSHSINLSYDERGRSMLSTIGMASWDVDLMQSGDCVSAIMDRARSAAQYYRARQNALPLIQELRQITVHGLQTLRTLASEQ, encoded by the coding sequence TTGAATATCTTTATGGTGCGGCCCACCACTCGCAACATCGGCAACGACCTCATCGGCTACGCTACAGCAGAGCTCCTCTACGAAGTGTTCGGAGCAGCCACCAATGTCGTCAGCATTCCCGCCTTGAAGGGACCGCAGTTTGGCGGCCTGGTGCCACGCCAGATCTATGACATGAACCGCCTCGCCGACGCCGTTATCGTCGGCGGCGGGAACCTGTTTGAAAACGGCCAGCTATCCTATGATGTCCAGGCCGTCAATGCCTTGCGCCGGCCGATGATGCTGATGGGCCTATCCCACGGCCGCATCACGGGCCGCGACGGGCAAATGGAAGACCGCACCGATGCGCTCAGCCCGACTGCGATACGGCACCTGGTCGAGCACGCCAAGGTGGCCATGGTGCGCGACACGGGTTCGCAGGAAATCCTCGCCGACCTTGGCGCCAAGGTGACGGTCGGTGGCTGCCCCACGCTGTACCTGCCGCCGAATGCCGAGGGTGAAGCGGCCAGGGGCGGCGTGATCATTTCCATCCGTCATCCCATGCGCATGAGCGTTCCTGCCCCCTTACAGTGGCGCATCGCCGAAGACTTGCGCCGCCTGATTGCCGCCCTGCGTGCCGAATATGCGCAACCGGTCTATCTGGCCTGCCACGACTACATCGACCTCGAATTCGCCGCCGGCTTCCCGGACGCGGCGCCCCTGTACTTTGACGAAGTCGGCCGCTACATCGAGGCGCTGCGCACCTGCAAGCTGCACGTCAGCTACCGCTTGCATGGCTTCCTGCCCTGCCTGGCCATGGGCTCGCACAGCATCAACCTGTCGTATGACGAACGGGGCCGCTCGATGCTGTCCACCATCGGCATGGCGTCGTGGGATGTCGATCTGATGCAAAGTGGCGACTGCGTGAGCGCCATCATGGACCGCGCGCGCTCGGCCGCGCAGTATTACCGCGCCCGCCAGAACGCCCTGCCGCTGATACAAGAATTGCGCCAGATCACGGTGCACGGCTTGCAGACATTGCGCACCCTGGCATCGGAGCAATGA
- a CDS encoding Stf0 family sulfotransferase, whose amino-acid sequence MNERSPTSLTEAKSVWTGATRPTPAEMREFPYDTTSPAFPDKKLLVCAAPRASSKRLARLLLGAGIGVPLEYFNDNSVQALTERWQINKQDYLAHIFARRSANGLFASNIQFPQMQKWPYPHDFTALFEGATVVHLIRDNKLAQAASLATCMITGRWGFEVAPVTKNYSTWRLKLAARKAMQLIAVDEQLWQDWFRQRGIEPLVISTERVNRHDMTLIDDIAALLGVNADAASAQRMLDVDRGAYPGDLELKSRMRTLVEELAARG is encoded by the coding sequence ATGAATGAACGTTCTCCAACTTCGTTGACTGAAGCCAAGTCCGTGTGGACAGGCGCCACGCGCCCGACACCCGCAGAAATGCGTGAGTTTCCTTACGATACTACGTCGCCGGCGTTCCCCGATAAAAAGCTGCTGGTCTGCGCAGCGCCACGCGCATCGAGCAAGCGGCTGGCCCGCCTGTTACTCGGCGCAGGGATCGGCGTGCCGCTGGAGTATTTCAATGACAATAGCGTGCAGGCGCTGACGGAGCGCTGGCAAATCAACAAACAGGATTACCTCGCGCATATTTTTGCCAGGCGTTCTGCGAATGGCCTGTTCGCATCGAATATCCAGTTTCCCCAGATGCAAAAATGGCCGTATCCGCACGACTTTACCGCCTTGTTCGAAGGCGCGACGGTCGTTCATTTGATCCGCGACAACAAGCTCGCCCAGGCGGCATCCCTGGCGACCTGCATGATCACGGGGCGCTGGGGTTTCGAAGTCGCCCCGGTAACAAAAAATTACTCGACCTGGCGCCTCAAACTGGCGGCGCGCAAGGCCATGCAGTTGATTGCCGTGGATGAACAGCTTTGGCAGGACTGGTTCAGGCAACGGGGTATCGAACCGCTCGTCATCAGTACCGAACGTGTCAACCGGCACGACATGACGCTGATCGATGACATCGCCGCCTTGCTCGGCGTCAACGCCGATGCGGCAAGCGCCCAGCGCATGCTGGACGTGGATCGGGGCGCCTACCCGGGTGATCTGGAACTGAAATCGCGCATGCGCACGCTCGTCGAAGAACTTGCGGCACGCGGCTAA